Proteins from one Aureimonas sp. SA4125 genomic window:
- a CDS encoding Base plate wedge protein 53, protein MNDPVQALFQAGLLKATSFPPTSRYHGVPTAHLALPDGTDVVYLRRRIVPPPERFATLTEYIVVQGDRLDRIAAAATGDPEQFWSLCDANGVLRPNALTETVGRRILITLPEGVPGPEGG, encoded by the coding sequence ATGAACGATCCGGTGCAGGCCCTCTTCCAGGCTGGCCTGTTGAAGGCGACCTCGTTCCCGCCGACGAGCCGCTATCACGGCGTGCCGACCGCCCACCTGGCATTGCCGGACGGCACGGACGTCGTCTATCTCCGCCGCCGTATCGTGCCGCCGCCGGAGCGTTTCGCCACCCTCACCGAGTACATCGTCGTCCAGGGTGACCGGCTCGACCGCATCGCGGCGGCGGCGACAGGCGATCCCGAACAGTTCTGGAGCCTCTGCGACGCCAATGGCGTGCTGCGGCCGAACGCGCTGACCGAGACTGTCGGCCGCCGCATCCTCATCACGCTGCCCGAGGGCGTGCCAGGGCCGGAGGGGGGCTGA